The Solibacillus daqui genome has a segment encoding these proteins:
- a CDS encoding RraA family protein, producing the protein MATIEHRLLELPTTAISDATGGHTNVTANIRPLADHFKIAGRALTVRLPDGENGAVLEAISKASKGDILVIDAKGNTNRAVAGDFVMQLAQGVGVQGFVVDGVIRDLAAARLIDFPVFSLGTTVAAGNKNGGGAVGVSVAVGGVVVQSGDYVIGDIDGVIIVPQADIEHVIEIAEAKVQKDEAREQEALHNGEESIRTYLAKVVK; encoded by the coding sequence ATGGCAACGATAGAACATCGCTTATTAGAACTACCAACAACGGCGATTTCTGATGCAACAGGGGGACATACAAATGTTACTGCAAATATTCGTCCATTGGCGGATCATTTTAAAATTGCGGGTCGCGCATTAACAGTGCGCTTACCAGACGGGGAAAATGGCGCGGTGCTAGAAGCAATCAGCAAGGCAAGTAAAGGGGATATTTTAGTTATTGATGCAAAAGGAAATACCAATCGTGCAGTAGCAGGGGATTTTGTTATGCAGCTTGCACAAGGGGTTGGCGTGCAAGGTTTTGTAGTAGATGGGGTAATCCGTGATTTAGCAGCAGCGCGTCTGATTGATTTCCCGGTATTTTCATTAGGTACAACAGTCGCTGCAGGGAATAAAAACGGCGGCGGTGCGGTAGGTGTATCAGTGGCAGTTGGTGGTGTAGTTGTACAATCAGGTGACTATGTAATTGGGGATATTGATGGGGTGATTATCGTGCCACAAGCAGATATTGAGCACGTTATCGAAATTGCAGAAGCAAAAGTACAAAAAGACGAAGCACGCGAACAAGAGGCACTACATAATGGGGAAGAATCAATTCGTACCTATTTAGCAAAAGTCGTAAAATAA